In one Halorubrum sp. CBA1229 genomic region, the following are encoded:
- a CDS encoding AAA family ATPase: MNIDDRIERRLGYDAGAGVLVDLDAVSPVAHVESPIGRGPAFERLLDAFSPAFSGSLPPSTYVHGPKGSGKSAAVSALFDRLAAHSGPRRAIQTSTRAVEPTLPGFVYVDARRGSTRFRLYHTILSAIGDDPIPEHGIGTDELADELRESVRTGPDVVVAVDHANEPETPDATTVVDWLTDVSGHIAPVCLGRDPPEAIEWEPDASVAFEPYRRHVLVELLTSRCSTGLGRDAISHDQIREVGEWAEGDAHDALAAIAGAAISAEREGASTIRSADLDAGIEGVPKPGVALGRVLALSESRRRLLYELVSLPEDDRASVSAATETIASRPAVDLSASTVRRVLYELADAGLLDRVTVRQSGGKGRPPSRLVPRFPTLVFRELFDRPSWPA; the protein is encoded by the coding sequence GTGAACATCGACGACCGGATCGAGCGCCGGTTGGGGTACGACGCTGGGGCCGGCGTTCTGGTCGACCTCGACGCCGTTTCCCCCGTCGCGCACGTGGAGTCCCCGATCGGTCGGGGGCCGGCGTTCGAGCGATTGCTCGACGCCTTCAGCCCGGCGTTTTCCGGGTCGCTCCCGCCGAGCACCTACGTGCACGGCCCGAAGGGGAGCGGGAAGTCGGCCGCCGTCTCGGCGCTGTTCGACCGGCTTGCGGCGCACAGCGGGCCGCGGCGAGCGATCCAGACCTCGACGCGCGCGGTCGAGCCGACGCTGCCGGGGTTCGTCTACGTCGACGCGCGGCGCGGCTCGACCCGGTTCCGGCTCTACCACACCATCCTCTCGGCGATCGGCGACGACCCGATCCCCGAACACGGGATCGGCACCGACGAGCTCGCCGACGAGCTCCGGGAGAGCGTCCGCACCGGTCCGGACGTGGTCGTCGCGGTCGACCACGCCAACGAGCCGGAGACGCCGGACGCGACGACCGTCGTCGACTGGCTCACCGACGTCAGCGGACACATCGCGCCCGTCTGCCTCGGTCGGGACCCGCCGGAGGCGATCGAGTGGGAGCCCGACGCGTCCGTGGCGTTCGAACCGTACCGGCGCCACGTCCTCGTCGAGCTGCTGACGAGCCGGTGTTCGACCGGCCTCGGCCGCGACGCGATAAGCCACGACCAGATCCGCGAGGTCGGCGAGTGGGCCGAGGGAGACGCCCACGACGCGCTCGCCGCGATAGCCGGCGCCGCGATCAGCGCGGAGCGGGAGGGCGCCTCCACGATTCGGTCGGCGGACCTCGACGCGGGGATCGAGGGAGTGCCGAAGCCCGGAGTGGCGCTGGGCCGCGTGCTCGCGCTCTCCGAGAGCCGCCGCCGCCTCCTGTACGAGCTGGTCAGCCTGCCGGAGGACGACCGGGCCTCGGTGAGCGCGGCGACGGAGACGATCGCCTCGCGGCCCGCCGTCGACCTCTCGGCGTCCACCGTGCGCCGGGTGCTGTACGAGCTCGCGGACGCGGGGCTGCTCGACCGGGTGACGGTCCGCCAGAGCGGCGGGAAGGGCCGTCCCCCGAGCCGGCTCGTCCCGCGGTTCCCGACGCTCGTGTTCCGGGAGCTGTTCGACCGGCCGTCGTGGCCGGCCTGA
- a CDS encoding class I SAM-dependent methyltransferase — translation MKKSVEEHAARFSEKAAEYDDSKSDEYHACASLVVDYADPDPDDVVLDLGAGTGAIALPLATNAERVLARDVSEGMMDEGRRKAEERGLANVEFAYGEFRDPEIDADQRIDVVTSNFALHHLADDEKREAIREMAATGARRIVLGDVAFFEEPDPEAPFYGPEVDDPATVGTLVEAFTAEGFAVTAVERVHDQVAVIVAERGAALSG, via the coding sequence ATGAAGAAGAGCGTTGAGGAGCACGCGGCGCGCTTCTCCGAGAAGGCCGCCGAGTACGACGACTCGAAGAGCGACGAGTACCACGCCTGCGCGAGCCTCGTCGTCGACTACGCCGACCCGGACCCCGACGACGTGGTGCTCGACCTGGGAGCCGGCACCGGCGCCATCGCGCTGCCGCTCGCGACCAACGCGGAGCGCGTGCTGGCCCGAGACGTTAGCGAGGGGATGATGGACGAGGGGCGCCGCAAGGCCGAGGAGCGCGGTCTCGCGAACGTCGAGTTCGCGTACGGCGAGTTCCGCGATCCCGAGATCGACGCCGATCAGCGGATCGACGTCGTCACCTCGAACTTCGCGCTCCACCACCTCGCCGACGACGAGAAGCGCGAGGCGATCCGCGAGATGGCCGCGACCGGGGCGCGCCGGATCGTCCTCGGCGACGTGGCCTTCTTCGAGGAGCCGGACCCGGAGGCGCCCTTTTACGGCCCCGAGGTCGACGACCCCGCCACCGTCGGCACCCTCGTCGAGGCGTTCACCGCCGAGGGGTTCGCGGTGACCGCTGTCGAGCGCGTTCACGACCAGGTCGCCGTGATCGTCGCGGAGCGCGGGGCCGCGCTGTCCGGGTGA
- a CDS encoding SDR family oxidoreductase, which translates to MPTGADRRRVQKTVLITGCSSGIGRAAAHAFTDEGWTVYATARNPADIETLGEAGCELATLDVTDQSDVDRVVDRILDEEGAIDALVNNAGYGQFGPIEDVSTAKVHEQFDVNVYGPHRLIKAVLPAMRRERDGTIINVSSVAGRVSFPGGGVYSGSKFAVEAMSDALRNEVAEHGIDVVVVEPGPVKTNFSKRAQAETGTGSGADGGDEGDDAGIDRSGAYEEFYAMFEDAQLIGGDGPGAVEPELVAGAIYDAASATRPPARVQPGTAARVGVLARFLPDALLDRGYEFVRKFTS; encoded by the coding sequence ATGCCGACGGGGGCCGACCGACGACGCGTGCAGAAGACGGTACTCATCACCGGCTGTTCCTCGGGTATCGGCCGCGCCGCGGCGCACGCGTTCACCGACGAGGGATGGACCGTGTACGCGACCGCTCGGAATCCGGCGGACATCGAGACGCTCGGCGAGGCGGGCTGCGAGCTCGCCACGCTCGACGTGACGGACCAGTCCGACGTCGACCGCGTCGTCGACCGGATCCTCGACGAGGAGGGCGCGATCGACGCCTTGGTCAACAACGCGGGGTACGGCCAGTTCGGTCCGATCGAGGACGTGTCGACAGCGAAGGTCCACGAGCAGTTCGACGTGAACGTGTACGGCCCGCATCGGCTCATCAAGGCCGTGTTGCCGGCGATGCGCCGCGAGCGCGACGGCACGATTATCAACGTCTCGTCGGTCGCCGGGCGCGTCTCGTTCCCCGGCGGCGGCGTGTACAGCGGCTCGAAGTTCGCCGTCGAGGCGATGTCGGACGCGCTCCGCAACGAGGTCGCCGAGCACGGGATCGACGTCGTCGTCGTCGAGCCGGGCCCGGTGAAGACGAACTTCTCGAAGCGCGCCCAGGCGGAGACGGGTACCGGTTCGGGCGCGGACGGGGGCGACGAAGGCGACGACGCCGGGATCGACCGCTCCGGCGCCTACGAGGAGTTCTACGCGATGTTCGAGGACGCGCAGCTGATCGGCGGCGACGGTCCGGGCGCGGTCGAGCCCGAGCTCGTCGCCGGCGCCATCTACGACGCCGCGAGCGCGACGCGGCCGCCGGCGCGGGTCCAGCCGGGCACCGCCGCCCGCGTCGGCGTGCTCGCGCGGTTCCTCCCGGACGCGCTGCTCGACCGCGGCTACGAGTTCGTCCGGAAGTTCACCTCGTAG
- the psmA gene encoding archaeal proteasome endopeptidase complex subunit alpha produces the protein MQGQSQQQAYDRGITIFSPDGRLYQVEYAREAVKRGTASVGVRAEDGVVLAADKRARSPLMEPESIEKLHKADDHVGVASAGHVADARQLIDFARRQAQVNRLRYGEAIGIETLTKTITDHIQQYTQVGGARPFGVALIVGGIENGEPRLFETDPSGTPYEWQALSIGSDRSDLRDYLEAEYEEDLSTDEAVGLALDTLAQSNDGELAPNGVGVATITVEDDDGYTERSNEEIEAILDERDLLATEEDDEAADDEAADDADEE, from the coding sequence ATGCAGGGCCAATCCCAACAGCAGGCGTACGACCGAGGAATCACAATCTTCTCTCCCGACGGCAGGCTCTACCAGGTCGAGTACGCCCGGGAGGCGGTGAAACGCGGGACGGCGAGCGTCGGCGTCCGCGCCGAGGACGGCGTCGTCCTCGCGGCCGACAAGCGCGCCCGCTCCCCCCTGATGGAGCCGGAGAGCATCGAGAAGCTCCACAAGGCCGACGACCACGTCGGCGTCGCGAGCGCGGGCCACGTCGCCGACGCCCGCCAACTCATCGACTTCGCGCGCCGGCAGGCGCAGGTGAACCGCCTGCGCTACGGCGAGGCGATCGGCATCGAGACCCTGACGAAGACGATCACCGACCACATCCAGCAATACACCCAGGTCGGCGGCGCGCGCCCCTTCGGCGTGGCGCTGATCGTCGGCGGGATCGAGAACGGCGAGCCGCGACTCTTCGAGACCGACCCGTCCGGCACCCCCTACGAGTGGCAGGCGCTCTCGATCGGCTCGGACCGGAGCGACCTCCGCGACTACCTCGAAGCGGAGTACGAGGAGGACCTCTCCACCGACGAGGCGGTCGGGCTCGCGCTCGACACCCTCGCGCAGTCGAACGACGGCGAGTTAGCTCCCAACGGCGTGGGCGTCGCCACGATCACCGTCGAGGACGACGACGGCTACACCGAGCGGTCGAACGAGGAGATCGAGGCGATCCTCGACGAGCGCGACCTGCTCGCGACCGAGGAGGACGACGAGGCGGCGGACGACGAGGCGGCGGACGACGCCGACGAGGAGTGA
- a CDS encoding RNase P subunit p30 family protein yields MYEAVHAHPDGDATVARHAATAARYGYDGVVVRTRDALTPAGDDGEPSQEAAALREEYGVDVVDAVEVDADDATGASGAVGNYRTERTVVCLVGGDDGLNRFAVEEPRVDVLARPMDGPGDFNHVLAKAARDNGVHVEFDLGPLLRASGGKRVRALADLRKLREIVTYYDAPHVVSANARSHLGLRAPRELVAAAEAVGFDPEWVEEGLRAWGAIAARNRERRSEAFIEPGVRRGRYEEER; encoded by the coding sequence ATGTACGAGGCCGTTCACGCCCACCCCGACGGCGACGCGACCGTCGCCCGCCACGCGGCCACCGCGGCGCGGTACGGCTACGACGGGGTCGTCGTCCGCACGCGGGACGCGCTCACCCCGGCCGGCGATGACGGCGAGCCCTCACAAGAGGCGGCCGCGCTCCGCGAGGAGTACGGGGTCGACGTCGTCGACGCGGTCGAGGTCGACGCCGACGACGCCACGGGCGCCTCGGGCGCGGTGGGCAACTACCGGACCGAGCGCACCGTCGTCTGCCTCGTCGGCGGCGACGACGGCCTCAATCGGTTCGCGGTCGAGGAGCCGCGCGTCGACGTGCTGGCGCGACCGATGGACGGCCCGGGAGACTTCAACCACGTCCTCGCGAAGGCGGCCCGCGACAACGGGGTCCACGTGGAGTTCGACCTCGGCCCGCTGCTCCGCGCGAGCGGTGGCAAGCGCGTTCGCGCCCTCGCCGACCTGCGGAAGCTCCGCGAGATCGTGACCTACTACGACGCGCCCCACGTCGTCAGCGCGAACGCGCGCTCGCACCTCGGTCTCCGCGCGCCCCGCGAGCTGGTCGCCGCCGCCGAGGCCGTCGGGTTCGACCCGGAGTGGGTCGAGGAGGGGCTCCGGGCGTGGGGGGCGATCGCGGCCCGCAACCGCGAGCGGCGCTCCGAGGCCTTCATAGAGCCCGGGGTCCGACGTGGCAGGTATGAAGAAGAGCGTTGA
- a CDS encoding HAD-IIB family hydrolase, which translates to MTPPLALDIDGTLTTPSGRIDPRVFELLPDWDAPVVFATGKAFPYPVALAHFLGRPEFVIAENGGVAYVDGETAVLGDPTAPRAVVEAFRERGGEVGWGDGDTVNRWRETEVALSLDADEALLREVAAAADGDVTVVDTGYAYHVKSPAASKGKALERVADALGIATEAFVAIGDSENDASTFAVAGESYAVANADATAREAADVVLDEAYMDGTETVLAALRERGE; encoded by the coding sequence ATGACCCCGCCCCTCGCGCTGGACATCGACGGGACGCTGACGACGCCGAGCGGCCGGATCGACCCCCGCGTCTTCGAGCTGTTGCCCGACTGGGACGCGCCGGTCGTCTTCGCGACGGGGAAGGCGTTCCCCTACCCGGTCGCGCTGGCGCACTTCCTCGGCCGACCCGAGTTCGTGATCGCCGAGAACGGCGGTGTCGCGTACGTCGACGGCGAGACGGCGGTCCTCGGCGACCCGACCGCGCCCCGGGCCGTCGTCGAGGCGTTCCGCGAGCGCGGCGGGGAGGTCGGCTGGGGCGACGGCGACACGGTGAACCGGTGGCGCGAGACGGAGGTGGCGCTGTCGCTCGACGCCGACGAGGCGCTGCTCCGCGAGGTCGCCGCGGCCGCCGACGGCGACGTGACGGTCGTCGACACCGGCTACGCGTACCACGTCAAATCGCCCGCCGCGAGCAAGGGGAAGGCCCTCGAACGCGTCGCCGACGCGCTCGGGATCGCCACCGAGGCGTTCGTCGCGATCGGCGACAGCGAGAACGACGCCTCCACGTTCGCCGTCGCCGGCGAGTCGTACGCGGTCGCCAACGCCGACGCGACCGCCCGCGAGGCGGCCGACGTCGTCCTCGACGAGGCGTACATGGACGGGACGGAGACGGTGTTGGCGGCCCTCCGCGAGCGGGGCGAGTGA
- a CDS encoding Rpp14/Pop5 family protein, whose amino-acid sequence MKHLPKHLRPRWRYVAVGIETWPDAEVGRRAFQRALWYAAGNLIGDAGSADADLTLLSFSHGDGVGEAIVKVRHGHVDEARAAIACVSEIDGDPVGIHVRGISGTVRACEERYMGRAGANSTQRDVAFRDAERPAVVREDACDVRVESGYVGAAAFDIE is encoded by the coding sequence GTGAAACACCTCCCCAAACACCTCCGGCCGCGCTGGCGGTACGTCGCGGTCGGGATCGAGACGTGGCCCGACGCCGAGGTCGGCCGCCGCGCGTTCCAGCGTGCGCTCTGGTACGCCGCCGGCAACCTGATCGGCGACGCCGGCAGCGCCGACGCGGACCTGACCCTCCTCAGCTTCTCGCACGGCGACGGCGTCGGCGAGGCGATCGTTAAAGTGCGACACGGGCACGTCGACGAGGCGCGGGCGGCGATCGCCTGCGTCAGCGAGATCGACGGCGACCCGGTCGGGATCCACGTCCGTGGGATCTCGGGGACGGTACGTGCCTGTGAGGAAAGATATATGGGTCGCGCGGGCGCTAATTCTACACAGCGAGACGTCGCGTTCCGGGACGCCGAGCGGCCCGCCGTCGTGCGCGAGGACGCGTGCGACGTGCGGGTCGAGTCGGGTTACGTCGGCGCGGCGGCGTTCGACATCGAGTGA
- a CDS encoding DUF357 domain-containing protein: MSADLEEKTDRYERMLADALAAAEPRPPADTPLGEAAADVVEMAESYLDDGRHFREDGDPVNALASYSYGYGWLDAGVRLGLFAVPDDTELFTT, from the coding sequence ATGAGCGCCGACCTGGAGGAGAAGACGGACCGCTACGAGCGGATGCTCGCGGACGCGCTGGCCGCCGCGGAGCCCCGGCCGCCGGCCGACACGCCCCTCGGCGAGGCCGCGGCCGACGTGGTCGAGATGGCCGAGTCGTACCTCGACGACGGGCGGCACTTCCGGGAGGACGGCGACCCGGTGAACGCGCTCGCGTCGTACTCGTACGGGTACGGCTGGCTCGACGCCGGCGTCCGGCTGGGGCTGTTCGCCGTCCCCGACGACACCGAGCTGTTCACGACGTGA
- a CDS encoding MOSC domain-containing protein: protein MTGRIEAIHVAAESGEPMEERDRVEAVSGRGLRGDRYFLERGTYSQSARDVSRELSLIEGETLDAVERDYGIAVGPDEHRRNLTTGDIGLNRLVGARFSVGDAVCEGVELCEPCSYLESLLEREGVREALVHRGGLRARIVEDGAIEAGAPVRILGDADDAVRPRLKDA from the coding sequence ATGACCGGACGGATCGAGGCGATTCACGTCGCCGCCGAGTCGGGCGAGCCGATGGAGGAGCGAGACCGCGTCGAGGCGGTGTCCGGGCGGGGATTGCGCGGCGACCGGTACTTCCTCGAGCGCGGGACCTACTCGCAGTCGGCGCGGGACGTGAGCCGCGAGCTGTCGCTGATCGAGGGCGAGACGCTCGACGCCGTCGAGCGCGACTACGGGATCGCCGTCGGCCCGGACGAGCACCGGCGCAACCTCACCACCGGGGACATCGGGCTCAACCGCCTCGTCGGGGCGCGGTTCAGCGTCGGCGACGCGGTCTGCGAGGGGGTCGAGCTCTGCGAGCCGTGCTCGTATCTCGAGTCGCTGCTCGAACGCGAGGGGGTCCGCGAGGCGCTCGTGCATCGGGGTGGGCTCCGGGCCAGAATCGTCGAGGACGGCGCGATCGAAGCCGGCGCGCCGGTCCGGATCCTCGGCGACGCGGACGACGCCGTCCGGCCGCGGCTCAAGGACGCGTAG